The genomic segment AAATATTTTTTACTCCACTATTTTTGATATATTCTTGAAGCTTAATTATTAAATCAATCTCAAGCTCATCAATTACAAAATATCTTCCATCAAACTCTTTTGAATCTTCAATAATAAAAATATCTTTTGCACTTTGCACAATACATAATTTACTACTATCACGACTCTCATCTAAGCAATATTCACAAATCTCATTTTCACTCATACTTCTACATCTTTTGCATTTTTTAATAGTTTTCAAAGCATTTTCTATGCTATGAGATAGTTTTATTCCGCAATAGTTGTCATTCATTACAATGTGATAAGCAAGTCTTAAAGCTGATTTTTTTCCAATAGTTGGTAAAGATTCAAAAGCCTCTACTAGTTCATAAAATTTTTCTAACTCTCTATTCATTTTGGGATTATATTCTAATATTTATATTAAATTAATTAAAAGGTTTTTTGGATAAACTATATACTTTTAAATTTAAAAGGTTTTTTTATAATGGCACTAATCGACTTACAAAATATTTCCAAACAATACGATATTAAAGTTATTTTAAAAGATGCAAACTTCACCCTTCAAGCTGGGCAAAGAGTTGCAGTTATTGGGCAAAATGGACAAGGAAAATCAACACTTTTCAAAATAATTATGAAAACAGTTGAACCAGATAGCGGTGAAATGGCTATTGATAGAAGTATAAAAATAGAGATGCTAGACCAACAACCAAAATTTGAAGCAAACTTGAGTGTTCGAAATGCTATTGAAAATCAGCTAGTTGAGTTAAAAAGTGCAAAAAATGAGTATGAGAAAATTACAAATCAACTATCAACAGATTATGAAAACGAAGAGCTTTTAAGAAAACAAAGTGAACTAGCAACTTTTATTGATTTTCACAATGCTTGGGATTTAGAAAATACAATTGAGAGAGTATTAATAGAGTTTGCACTAAAAGAGTATGAACACAAAGATGTAAACCTTCTAAGTGGAGGTGAACAACGTCGTGTTAGCTTAGCTGGTTTGATTTTAAAAAAACCAGATGTTTTACTTCTTGATGAGCCTACAAATCACCTTGATGTTTACATGGTTGAGTTTTTAGAAGAGTTACTTTTAAAAAATAATTTCACCCTACTTTTTATATCTCATGATAGATATTTTATTGATAATATTGCTACAAATGTAATAGAAGTTGATGGTGGAGAATTAAGAAAATTCAATGGTGGTTACTCCTCATATTTGGAGCAAAAATCACAAATTTTATCAAATTTACAAAAAGAGCATGAAAATCTCTTACGTCTTGTAAAACAAGAAGCTCACTGGATGCAACATGGAGTAACTGCAAGAAGAAAAAGAAATGAAAGAAGAAAATCTGAATATTTTGATTTAAAACAAAAAGCAAAATCAAATCCAGCATATATCAAAAAAATGAGCATAGAGCTTCAAAGAGAGCAAAAATCTTTTAATAGTGAAGAGAAACAACAAAATAAGAAAAAAATGCTTTATGAGCTTGATAATATTTATAAATCTTTAGGTGAAAAGGAGTTAATAAAAGATTTCACTGCTAGGATTTTACAAAAAGATACTATTGCAATAGTAGGTCCCAACGGAAGTGGAAAATCAACACTTCTTAAAATATTTATGGAAAAAATGCAAATAGATAAAGGAAGCTTCAAAAAAGGAGATTTTCAAATAGGATATTTTGATCAACAAAGAGATATGCTTGATGATGAAAAAACTATTATGGAAATTTTTTGTCCAAATGGTGGAGATAGAGTTGTACTTGATGATGGACGAAACTTACATGTTTTTGGATATTTAAAAAACTTTCTTTTTCCAAAAGAGTATTTAGATAAAAAAGTTGGTGCTTTAAGTGGTGGAGAAAAAAACAGAGTTGCTCTTGCCCTTTTATTTACAAAAAGAGTTGATTGTATGATTCTTGATGAACCTACGAACGACTTGGATATTCCAACAATTAATATTTTAGAAGAGTATTTACAAAATTTCCAAGGTGCTTTAATTT from the Aliarcobacter cryaerophilus ATCC 43158 genome contains:
- the recR gene encoding recombination mediator RecR: MNRELEKFYELVEAFESLPTIGKKSALRLAYHIVMNDNYCGIKLSHSIENALKTIKKCKRCRSMSENEICEYCLDESRDSSKLCIVQSAKDIFIIEDSKEFDGRYFVIDELEIDLIIKLQEYIKNSGVKNILFAITPSIANDAFILYIEDKLKEFDISFTKIAQGVPTGVSLENVDLMSLSKAIQSQVGI
- the abc-f gene encoding ribosomal protection-like ABC-F family protein is translated as MALIDLQNISKQYDIKVILKDANFTLQAGQRVAVIGQNGQGKSTLFKIIMKTVEPDSGEMAIDRSIKIEMLDQQPKFEANLSVRNAIENQLVELKSAKNEYEKITNQLSTDYENEELLRKQSELATFIDFHNAWDLENTIERVLIEFALKEYEHKDVNLLSGGEQRRVSLAGLILKKPDVLLLDEPTNHLDVYMVEFLEELLLKNNFTLLFISHDRYFIDNIATNVIEVDGGELRKFNGGYSSYLEQKSQILSNLQKEHENLLRLVKQEAHWMQHGVTARRKRNERRKSEYFDLKQKAKSNPAYIKKMSIELQREQKSFNSEEKQQNKKKMLYELDNIYKSLGEKELIKDFTARILQKDTIAIVGPNGSGKSTLLKIFMEKMQIDKGSFKKGDFQIGYFDQQRDMLDDEKTIMEIFCPNGGDRVVLDDGRNLHVFGYLKNFLFPKEYLDKKVGALSGGEKNRVALALLFTKRVDCMILDEPTNDLDIPTINILEEYLQNFQGALIFVSHDRYFVDKIAKKLYVFTGNGHIMESFQPYSEYLEIEKELKELDNLESDIEKEKNNPKIENLPKKQVKLSYKDQREYDSLPKELEKIEEKIEEINSCLADPKCYEKIGIVVLSKELEETKAIYEEKVERFLELEELVESFNS